The following are encoded together in the Candidatus Methylomirabilis oxygeniifera genome:
- the def gene encoding Peptide deformylase 2 (PDF 2) (Polypeptide deformylase 2), whose product MAILKVARLGHPVLRQVAPPVRPETIREAEIQRLIDDMIETMREYEGVGIAAPQVHVSKQIAVIESKGNTRYPDAPEIPLTVLINLEVTPLAPELEDDWEGCLSLIDFRGQTPRYQQVRAKALDREGRSFEFVATGFHARVLQHERDHLLGKLFIDRMKSLETLSYLPEYSRYWKR is encoded by the coding sequence GTGGCGATTTTGAAGGTCGCGCGTCTGGGGCATCCGGTTTTACGTCAGGTTGCGCCGCCCGTCAGACCGGAGACGATTCGAGAGGCCGAGATCCAGCGCCTCATCGATGATATGATCGAGACCATGCGGGAATACGAAGGCGTCGGGATCGCCGCACCACAGGTTCATGTCTCCAAGCAGATCGCCGTGATTGAGTCGAAGGGAAACACGCGCTATCCTGACGCCCCGGAGATTCCGCTCACGGTTCTAATTAATCTTGAGGTGACGCCGCTCGCTCCCGAGTTAGAGGACGACTGGGAGGGGTGCCTTAGTCTGATCGATTTCCGAGGCCAGACGCCACGATACCAACAGGTGCGGGCGAAGGCGCTCGATCGGGAGGGCCGGTCGTTTGAATTTGTTGCGACCGGGTTCCACGCGCGGGTACTTCAACATGAGCGTGACCACTTGTTGGGTAAGCTGTTTATCGACCGGATGAAAAGCCTTGAGACGCTGTCCTACCTTCCCGAGTACAGTCGTTACTGGAAGCGTTAA
- a CDS encoding putative ATP:cob(I)alamin adenosyltransferase, monofunctional PduO type (Evidence 3 : Function proposed based on presence of conserved amino acid motif, structural feature or limited homology; Product type pe : putative enzyme), whose product MKIYTRKGDKGETGLIGGKRAFKSALRVEAYGEVDELSAVLGWIRAKLTDETIRKDLLQIQRDLFAVGAQLADPTGHVEQKAEKAGVHEGRVRELEGIIDRYDTVLSPLRAFILPGGSEGGALLHLARTVCRRAERRMVALSQGEPLSPVLIAYINRLSDLLFTLARAVNRDAGIEEIPW is encoded by the coding sequence ATGAAAATCTATACGCGGAAGGGTGATAAGGGCGAGACCGGGCTGATCGGAGGGAAGAGAGCGTTCAAATCTGCCCTTCGAGTCGAGGCGTACGGCGAGGTGGACGAGCTGAGCGCTGTCCTGGGCTGGATCAGAGCCAAGTTGACGGACGAGACGATCAGGAAAGACCTGCTGCAGATCCAACGCGACCTGTTTGCGGTCGGTGCGCAGCTCGCCGACCCGACCGGCCATGTGGAACAGAAGGCCGAGAAGGCGGGCGTGCACGAGGGAAGGGTTCGAGAGCTGGAAGGGATCATCGATCGGTACGATACCGTGCTGAGCCCGTTACGCGCCTTTATCCTGCCTGGTGGCTCAGAGGGTGGCGCGCTGCTCCATCTGGCCAGGACTGTCTGCCGGCGGGCAGAGCGGCGGATGGTCGCATTGTCTCAGGGTGAGCCGCTCTCACCTGTCCTCATTGCTTATATCAATCGACTCTCCGACCTCCTCTTCACCTTGGCCAGGGCGGTCAATCGTGATGCAGGGATCGAAGAGATTCCGTGGTAG
- a CDS encoding protein of unknown function (Evidence 5 : No homology to any previously reported sequences), translated as MKIRAVAGNNRKKVFEVTTSTGTLVFPYAKLEPQPTVQDPLERVFVDPELNQEGFTYILMSGLEGTVHLEQVLEYNQDPGYLRDALLYKLTIEAQQRVQASPLSKREIIRRLGTSAAQLYRLLDQTNYRKSIDQLLSLLHVLDCDVDLVVRATRARPGRAA; from the coding sequence ATGAAGATCCGAGCAGTGGCCGGCAATAACCGCAAGAAAGTGTTTGAGGTCACAACCTCGACTGGGACGTTGGTCTTCCCCTACGCCAAACTCGAACCCCAGCCTACGGTCCAGGATCCCCTTGAACGGGTTTTCGTAGATCCGGAACTGAACCAGGAAGGGTTTACCTATATTCTCATGTCTGGGCTGGAGGGGACGGTGCACCTCGAGCAGGTACTGGAATACAACCAGGACCCTGGCTACTTGCGGGACGCGCTCCTGTACAAGCTCACCATCGAGGCCCAACAGCGGGTTCAGGCCAGCCCCCTTTCGAAACGGGAGATCATCCGTCGGCTGGGGACATCTGCCGCGCAGTTGTACCGCCTCCTGGATCAAACCAACTATCGAAAGTCCATAGACCAACTGCTGTCCCTCCTTCATGTCCTAGACTGTGACGTCGATCTGGTCGTACGAGCGACCAGGGCGCGACCCGGCAGAGCCGCCTAA
- a CDS encoding protein of unknown function (Evidence 5 : No homology to any previously reported sequences): protein MNDNANEPKAAQQTSKETVDQAYSKLIETITNDFIQSAEAGNQIDPPKEIARHFLLRLKRFISTLTRGQTDHHEEIARKTYRRLRLRHVQLKRAEAEALEYGAHESLSNEKQPHQSEPITLAAGTPAPARKDQGPRVLNPALRAYHLAVTDLFVEKAIAYLEEHSARHQRNGYRASRLAIFIVALGAGLALAHLLGWESLPGANPIPIVVYHHGNIFGLVPVEDKIPMGEANYHWEGFLRFSKSFSAYGMIVLLAVFLWRYGRAMLDQSERLMERRHALRQGRLFVHLNDGLLNIEELEKAFNWNQSQPNAFANIRDDAQAPWTSVTKELSRSVADLVRAGIEATLKKGGRKHR, encoded by the coding sequence ATGAACGACAATGCTAACGAACCGAAAGCAGCACAACAGACATCTAAAGAGACAGTTGATCAGGCATACTCTAAACTAATCGAAACTATCACCAACGATTTCATTCAAAGCGCAGAAGCGGGTAACCAAATTGATCCCCCCAAGGAGATAGCGAGACATTTCCTTTTAAGGCTCAAACGCTTTATAAGCACGTTGACGCGAGGCCAAACCGATCATCACGAGGAGATAGCGCGCAAAACCTACAGACGTTTGAGGCTCAGACACGTTCAACTCAAACGAGCTGAAGCAGAGGCGCTTGAGTATGGAGCGCACGAGTCGCTTAGTAATGAGAAGCAACCGCACCAATCAGAACCTATAACTTTAGCAGCCGGAACCCCCGCACCAGCCCGTAAGGATCAGGGACCACGTGTCCTGAATCCAGCACTGAGAGCATATCATCTAGCCGTCACAGACCTTTTCGTTGAAAAGGCGATTGCGTATCTGGAGGAGCACTCTGCCAGGCATCAAAGAAATGGTTACCGGGCGAGCCGATTAGCGATTTTCATTGTCGCGTTGGGCGCCGGTCTAGCGCTAGCTCATCTGCTCGGTTGGGAATCTCTCCCAGGCGCGAATCCAATACCAATAGTAGTCTACCATCACGGTAACATATTCGGTTTGGTGCCTGTGGAAGACAAGATCCCAATGGGAGAGGCTAACTACCATTGGGAGGGGTTTCTTCGATTCAGTAAGTCGTTTTCGGCATACGGCATGATCGTTCTGCTAGCAGTATTTCTCTGGCGATATGGCCGCGCAATGTTAGATCAATCCGAGCGCCTCATGGAGCGCCGGCATGCGCTGAGACAAGGGCGGCTGTTCGTACACCTCAACGACGGTCTATTAAACATCGAGGAGTTGGAAAAGGCATTCAATTGGAACCAGTCGCAGCCGAACGCCTTCGCTAACATACGGGACGATGCTCAGGCGCCTTGGACATCGGTTACCAAGGAACTCTCGCGAAGTGTTGCAGATTTGGTGCGAGCCGGAATTGAGGCGACACTGAAAAAAGGGGGGCGGAAGCATCGATAG
- a CDS encoding protein of unknown function (Evidence 5 : No homology to any previously reported sequences) — MSFIGGFSRLAFHLYLLTPEGFYCVISIISASHTARILVLLPDMGTIPRLRQSKGVGDMWSLQVE; from the coding sequence TTGTCGTTCATTGGCGGTTTCTCCAGGCTCGCCTTCCATTTGTATCTCTTGACGCCAGAAGGGTTCTATTGTGTTATCAGTATCATTTCCGCCTCACACACTGCAAGAATATTGGTGCTCCTTCCTGACATGGGGACAATCCCTCGCCTCCGGCAAAGCAAGGGGGTCGGCGACATGTGGTCGCTACAGGTAGAATGA
- a CDS encoding exported protein of unknown function (Evidence 5 : No homology to any previously reported sequences): protein MKLPSFPSLVAILALSLPLIGCDNDHATELEAQLEDVRSKLGDAQSEVETLKGAVDDLTSAVDEFDHADWRIAVSHVRAAVDDIESAANDVESTIDDAASAAN, encoded by the coding sequence GTGAAGCTGCCATCGTTCCCATCTCTTGTTGCAATACTCGCTTTATCGCTGCCCCTTATAGGGTGTGACAACGACCATGCTACCGAACTCGAGGCCCAGCTTGAAGACGTCCGCTCAAAACTTGGTGACGCTCAGTCAGAGGTGGAAACATTAAAAGGTGCGGTTGATGATCTGACGTCCGCAGTCGATGAATTCGACCATGCGGATTGGAGAATTGCCGTCTCCCATGTACGGGCCGCCGTCGATGATATTGAAAGTGCAGCCAACGACGTCGAGTCAACTATCGATGATGCAGCGAGCGCAGCAAACTGA
- a CDS encoding DNA adenine methylase, with protein MPEPFLKWPGGKRWLVQQHATMFPSSYRRYIEPFLGGGAVFFYLLPTSAVLSDTNPDLINAYECLQQYPALVDRRLHLLQKQHSKELYYRIRATLPKNALERAVRFIYLNRTCFNGIYRVNRNGDFNVPIGSKTLVEYPEGYLQTLSGCLSKASLQAADFEDTINRAGKDDFVFVDPPYTVMHNNNNFIKYNDRLFLWSDQLRLASAIKRAASRGAKIMLSNADHHSVRELYREFGIHHRINRSSMLAAEASHRCQTTELLITTYPFPNDEQPRGPLR; from the coding sequence ATGCCTGAGCCGTTCCTTAAATGGCCAGGCGGCAAAAGATGGCTTGTCCAACAGCATGCCACCATGTTCCCCTCGTCCTATCGCCGCTATATTGAACCGTTCCTGGGCGGAGGGGCGGTGTTCTTTTATCTCTTACCTACCAGCGCCGTTCTGTCCGATACCAACCCTGATCTCATAAATGCATATGAGTGCCTACAACAGTATCCAGCATTGGTCGACAGACGGCTACACTTGCTCCAAAAACAACACAGCAAGGAGTTATATTATCGTATTCGCGCAACACTTCCAAAAAACGCGCTGGAGCGGGCAGTGCGTTTCATTTATCTAAATCGGACGTGCTTTAATGGGATCTACCGAGTCAATCGTAATGGCGACTTCAATGTCCCAATAGGTTCCAAGACTCTGGTCGAATATCCCGAAGGATACCTACAAACCCTCTCAGGCTGCTTGAGTAAGGCATCGCTGCAGGCCGCAGACTTTGAGGACACCATCAACAGGGCTGGCAAGGACGACTTCGTATTTGTTGACCCGCCCTACACCGTTATGCATAACAACAATAATTTCATAAAGTATAACGACAGGTTGTTCTTGTGGTCTGATCAGTTGCGGCTCGCCTCTGCGATCAAGAGAGCGGCGAGTCGAGGTGCGAAGATCATGCTCTCCAATGCCGATCACCACAGCGTCCGCGAATTATATCGTGAATTTGGTATTCATCATCGTATCAACCGATCTAGTATGCTTGCCGCAGAAGCCTCGCACCGATGCCAGACAACGGAACTGCTGATAACGACCTATCCATTTCCGAATGACGAACAACCACGTGGACCGCTACGATAA
- a CDS encoding conserved protein of unknown function (Evidence 4 : Homologs of previously reported genes of unknown function) gives MNNSATECYLGPLLTDPSRIRREAVRRRKLFDEKSVSADTIPDHEAKGWQVDRKLKRLTKVRREKEIDERLENRLWMLLCKLGYPEISDGRNFSVLIERKGAEPLRKQIDVFGKDDETIIVAECKASEKLTRRSLQKDIEEFANLKGSISNAVRKHYGSDVKLKIIWLLVTENIIWSAPDKQRALGQNIRIITERELRYYVQIADHLGKAARYQFLAEFLKDQQIPELSGKVVPAIKGKLGGKPFYCFITTPRHLLKISFVNHRSLNDPEGAPTYQRLVSRSRLRDIGEFIKTGGYFPNNLIINFTRAVRFDKVTQNEVANVTFGNLYLPDRYRSAWIIDGQHRLYGFSPIHDKYLDQNVIVVAFEMLPKAEEANLFVTINHEQKSVPKHLLDDLEGELKWGSSIPSERIGAISARLINCLNADLGEPFYNRITQQGMPSTNKTCLTIPALKEALRRSGLLGRALLNNSNYELGALCGCTDSETLDRARSAINQYFGFIRNANLSEWENGRDGYLCTNVAVQAYIMLMGALVKYWEANTAADAREMTVEDVMIGIEEYMKSIEDFLESSTPSQIKAAFQVPFGSGGPPEYYYRLCRMIKTKYSDFQPEGLQQWEEEQSEERIQEADSKLKDTVSEMRKFIFDVFRAIHGEDKGAYWDKGVPDKALKADAYKRSLDYEVEERLPLETYLEVVEMKKIVENRQNWPLFKTVFNIPEPGEKGLAKNLKWMNRINELRRIPAHPARERHYKVEDFEYIDFIYDELMTRLKEAQENPVLEANPDAEDEDA, from the coding sequence ATGAACAATTCTGCTACAGAATGTTATCTTGGACCGCTATTAACCGATCCCTCGCGTATCCGTAGAGAAGCTGTTCGCAGGCGAAAGTTGTTCGACGAAAAATCTGTATCCGCCGACACTATTCCCGATCACGAGGCCAAGGGGTGGCAGGTTGACCGGAAGCTCAAGCGTCTCACTAAAGTCAGGCGCGAGAAGGAGATCGACGAAAGGCTGGAAAACAGATTATGGATGCTTCTGTGTAAACTGGGCTACCCCGAGATAAGTGATGGGCGGAACTTTTCGGTACTTATAGAGCGAAAAGGGGCGGAGCCCTTGCGTAAGCAGATTGATGTCTTCGGCAAAGATGATGAAACGATTATCGTTGCCGAATGCAAGGCATCGGAGAAGCTGACGCGGCGCAGTCTGCAGAAGGACATTGAGGAGTTTGCCAATCTCAAAGGATCCATATCGAACGCGGTGCGCAAGCACTATGGTTCAGATGTCAAGTTGAAGATCATCTGGCTACTTGTCACCGAAAACATTATCTGGTCAGCTCCAGACAAACAGCGGGCACTTGGTCAAAACATTCGCATCATAACGGAGCGAGAGCTCCGATACTACGTGCAGATTGCCGATCATCTCGGTAAAGCAGCCCGTTACCAGTTTCTTGCTGAATTCCTGAAGGACCAGCAAATCCCTGAACTCAGCGGGAAGGTTGTCCCGGCAATCAAGGGTAAGCTCGGAGGTAAACCCTTTTATTGCTTTATCACGACTCCGCGGCACCTGCTGAAAATATCTTTTGTCAACCATCGATCGCTCAATGACCCAGAAGGGGCGCCGACCTATCAACGCCTTGTAAGCCGCTCCAGGCTGCGTGACATCGGAGAGTTCATCAAAACTGGCGGCTACTTTCCAAATAACCTGATCATCAACTTCACGCGCGCTGTCCGTTTTGATAAAGTCACGCAGAATGAAGTCGCTAATGTCACCTTCGGAAATCTCTACTTACCAGATCGATACAGGTCAGCGTGGATCATCGACGGTCAGCACCGTCTATATGGGTTTTCTCCTATTCACGACAAATACCTTGATCAGAATGTAATTGTTGTAGCATTCGAAATGCTACCAAAGGCAGAGGAGGCCAACCTCTTCGTTACAATCAATCACGAGCAGAAATCCGTACCTAAACATTTGCTCGATGATCTCGAGGGTGAGCTCAAATGGGGTTCTTCGATCCCAAGCGAACGTATTGGCGCAATTAGCGCACGCCTCATCAACTGCTTGAACGCGGACCTTGGGGAACCGTTCTACAATCGGATTACTCAACAAGGGATGCCTTCAACAAACAAGACCTGCCTAACAATCCCCGCTTTGAAGGAGGCTTTGCGACGTTCCGGACTTCTTGGCCGAGCACTTCTAAACAATAGCAATTACGAACTGGGCGCTCTTTGCGGCTGCACTGACTCCGAGACATTAGATCGGGCACGTTCAGCGATCAACCAATATTTCGGATTTATTCGGAATGCAAACCTATCCGAGTGGGAAAACGGTCGGGATGGTTATCTTTGCACGAATGTCGCCGTCCAGGCATACATCATGCTCATGGGGGCGCTGGTCAAGTACTGGGAAGCGAATACGGCCGCTGATGCTCGCGAGATGACGGTCGAGGATGTGATGATAGGAATCGAAGAATACATGAAATCGATCGAGGACTTCCTCGAATCAAGCACACCATCTCAGATTAAGGCAGCCTTTCAAGTTCCTTTCGGCTCAGGTGGACCACCGGAGTATTACTACCGTCTCTGCAGAATGATCAAAACGAAATATTCCGACTTCCAGCCTGAGGGCTTGCAACAGTGGGAAGAGGAGCAGTCAGAAGAGCGAATTCAGGAGGCAGATAGCAAGCTCAAGGATACCGTATCCGAGATGCGGAAGTTCATCTTTGACGTTTTCCGGGCTATTCATGGCGAAGATAAGGGGGCCTACTGGGACAAGGGAGTACCAGATAAAGCGCTGAAGGCTGATGCATACAAGCGTTCGCTCGACTACGAAGTCGAAGAACGACTTCCACTGGAAACCTATCTGGAAGTCGTTGAGATGAAAAAGATCGTGGAAAATCGCCAGAACTGGCCTCTCTTCAAGACGGTATTCAACATTCCAGAACCTGGTGAGAAGGGACTTGCGAAGAACCTCAAGTGGATGAATCGGATTAACGAACTGCGGAGAATACCGGCACATCCTGCGAGAGAGCGGCACTACAAGGTCGAGGATTTTGAGTACATAGACTTCATTTACGATGAGCTGATGACGCGTCTGAAAGAAGCGCAAGAGAATCCCGTTCTTGAAGCCAACCCTGATGCGGAGGACGAAGATGCCTGA
- a CDS encoding protein of unknown function (Evidence 5 : No homology to any previously reported sequences), whose amino-acid sequence MADRVWTARLITCDHGGNVAAWITAGDSEIDCKVRVVFRKGRSLQRCGKSGIPQHQLLIDFRTPYRGIMLPQWHHT is encoded by the coding sequence GTGGCGGACAGAGTGTGGACGGCTAGGCTGATCACCTGCGATCATGGCGGTAACGTAGCAGCCTGGATAACTGCGGGGGATAGTGAAATAGACTGCAAGGTCCGCGTTGTATTTCGTAAAGGGCGTAGTTTGCAGCGTTGCGGTAAGTCAGGGATCCCGCAACATCAGTTGCTTATAGACTTCAGAACGCCCTATCGTGGTATAATGCTGCCCCAGTGGCACCATACTTAA
- a CDS encoding protein of unknown function (Evidence 5 : No homology to any previously reported sequences), which translates to MVPLGQHYTTIGRSEVYKQLMLRDP; encoded by the coding sequence ATGGTGCCACTGGGGCAGCATTATACCACGATAGGGCGTTCTGAAGTCTATAAGCAACTGATGTTGCGGGATCCCTGA
- a CDS encoding protein of unknown function (Evidence 5 : No homology to any previously reported sequences): MRDDFTEDVKRAIANRVANRCSNLECRAVTSGPQLDSAKTLNVGVAAHITAASAGGPRYDSSLSSEERSHPNNGIWLCQTCAKLVDNDFFRYSADLLREWKSKAEEAAFSEIGKTANRISDTQAERFPGRLRIELPEPVNPIGYWSSGGSYVSGWRFKVRLIAEGQPLDIIELGVTEEGVGTWTINEIFREADGRKAPFPIPVERSTEFWIDVRSPQAFDAKPASVGPITLWFRDHTQRSGNSHKHVIPQPPMR, translated from the coding sequence ATGAGAGACGATTTTACGGAAGACGTAAAGCGGGCTATCGCTAACCGCGTTGCGAATCGCTGCTCTAATCTTGAGTGCCGAGCAGTGACAAGTGGTCCCCAACTGGACTCCGCAAAGACTCTTAACGTCGGTGTGGCGGCGCACATCACGGCTGCGTCCGCTGGCGGACCACGATATGATTCATCATTGAGTTCCGAAGAGCGTAGCCACCCTAATAACGGGATCTGGCTGTGCCAAACCTGCGCGAAGCTGGTTGACAATGACTTTTTCCGCTACTCTGCCGACCTTCTCCGCGAATGGAAGTCCAAGGCCGAAGAGGCGGCCTTTTCGGAGATTGGCAAGACGGCCAACCGAATTTCTGATACTCAGGCAGAGCGATTTCCTGGACGGCTTCGGATTGAACTTCCGGAGCCAGTGAATCCCATTGGTTATTGGTCGTCTGGTGGGAGCTATGTCAGCGGATGGCGATTCAAGGTCCGATTAATCGCGGAAGGTCAGCCGCTGGACATCATCGAGCTTGGAGTTACGGAGGAGGGAGTGGGGACGTGGACCATAAATGAAATCTTTCGGGAGGCCGATGGAAGAAAAGCGCCTTTCCCGATTCCCGTTGAACGGTCAACAGAGTTTTGGATTGACGTTCGGTCACCCCAAGCCTTCGATGCCAAGCCCGCGTCAGTCGGGCCTATCACGCTGTGGTTTCGGGATCATACACAGCGTTCAGGCAATTCTCATAAGCATGTGATCCCGCAGCCGCCGATGAGGTAA
- a CDS encoding protein of unknown function (Evidence 5 : No homology to any previously reported sequences) has product MRRHTDVKSLCGVQLGTTCHCSALKIRAAIRNAVSDSPLYVFRKIVSHLGPRKLGIVTRRALFECRGPKALFSTVSSGACRQPNVLGQCHASFARFCVERRVMRDVFSVNSNRPNKASFTARDVGNAFAIDGSSSATDVPFAPSA; this is encoded by the coding sequence GTGCGCCGCCACACCGACGTTAAGAGTCTTTGCGGAGTCCAGTTGGGGACCACTTGTCACTGCTCGGCACTCAAGATTAGAGCAGCGATTCGCAACGCGGTTAGCGATAGCCCGCTTTACGTCTTCCGTAAAATCGTCTCTCATCTAGGCCCACGCAAGTTAGGAATAGTTACTCGCAGAGCGCTTTTCGAGTGCCGGGGTCCCAAAGCACTTTTCAGCACCGTATCGAGTGGCGCGTGCCGCCAACCCAACGTCCTCGGGCAATGTCACGCCAGCTTTGCGCGCTTCTGTGTTGAGCGGCGTGTTATGCGTGACGTTTTCTCCGTTAATTCCAACAGGCCGAACAAGGCCTCGTTTACCGCACGCGATGTGGGAAACGCCTTCGCGATCGACGGCTCAAGCAGCGCGACGGACGTACCCTTCGCTCCCTCAGCCTAA
- a CDS encoding protein of unknown function (Evidence 5 : No homology to any previously reported sequences): MRAPEGCVAISPFYPHEQWGRSQNISIALPTVRNDGRNRLIAKSSALLGGHGEP; the protein is encoded by the coding sequence TTGCGAGCACCCGAAGGGTGCGTGGCAATCTCACCGTTCTATCCTCATGAGCAGTGGGGCCGGAGCCAAAACATTTCGATCGCTTTGCCTACGGTTCGCAATGACGGGCGGAATCGGTTGATTGCGAAGTCCTCCGCTCTTCTTGGGGGTCATGGAGAACCTTGA
- a CDS encoding exported protein of unknown function (Evidence 5 : No homology to any previously reported sequences), with protein MKQYKNVNAVGLAIGVMLVASAAGAQGVPDIIWQQQPLSAGSSIGISRDGTTLVASGNAIVALDPDTGATQLSIPDKAEAIAVSPAGDVIAAAQVTQAPDTGWWTASLMRLYDTGDGSVRETMNEHKWQVWALAFSPDAKKLASGDMMAEMKLWDLATDSVLYSFPIQNSSVTFSPDSIFVVSNGQNSYARMYSTSTYKLKNSFFPWAGDRGVAFTPDGSKLVTSGTMPAQYAGNPSWGGSAVTIKVFRISDRTLLTNIIIYEGGQQLRAFALSADGNYAAVSLYSDQIRIYRLSDGALVALYDAATADVNGLTFTPDGMGLVYVRADGVVIMARNPMAPATPYVVAEAPLVPAPVTTPPPPPVATGPQALTELMVSPEAVVGGQSAGGSVKLAGPAPDGGQVVTLASTNSAARVPASVTVPAGATSQTFTVTTSSVSAPQEGLIRANTTTGEPRETGFKVLPSGG; from the coding sequence ATGAAACAGTACAAGAACGTTAACGCAGTAGGTTTGGCTATCGGAGTCATGCTGGTCGCGTCGGCTGCCGGCGCCCAGGGAGTACCGGACATCATCTGGCAGCAGCAGCCGCTCAGTGCCGGAAGCTCGATCGGTATATCGAGGGACGGCACGACCCTCGTTGCATCGGGTAACGCCATCGTGGCCCTCGATCCGGATACGGGCGCGACACAGCTCAGCATTCCGGACAAGGCCGAGGCCATCGCCGTATCGCCAGCCGGCGATGTTATCGCCGCTGCCCAGGTGACCCAGGCCCCCGACACGGGCTGGTGGACCGCTTCGCTTATGCGCCTCTATGACACCGGCGACGGATCGGTCCGCGAGACGATGAACGAGCACAAATGGCAGGTCTGGGCGCTGGCGTTCTCACCCGACGCCAAAAAGCTCGCCTCCGGCGATATGATGGCGGAGATGAAGCTCTGGGACCTCGCCACCGATTCGGTTCTCTACTCCTTCCCTATTCAGAACAGCTCGGTGACGTTCTCACCGGACAGCATCTTCGTAGTCAGCAACGGCCAGAACTCATACGCCAGGATGTACAGCACCAGCACCTATAAACTCAAGAACTCGTTCTTTCCGTGGGCGGGTGATCGGGGCGTAGCGTTCACCCCTGACGGCTCCAAGCTTGTCACGTCGGGAACGATGCCGGCGCAGTACGCCGGTAACCCCTCATGGGGAGGCTCCGCCGTGACCATTAAAGTGTTCCGCATCTCCGACCGCACGCTGCTCACAAATATCATCATTTATGAGGGCGGACAGCAACTACGAGCTTTTGCGCTCTCGGCGGACGGCAACTATGCTGCCGTCTCACTCTATAGCGATCAGATCCGGATCTATCGCCTCTCCGACGGCGCCCTGGTCGCGCTGTACGATGCGGCGACGGCGGACGTGAACGGGCTGACGTTTACCCCGGATGGGATGGGGCTCGTCTATGTGCGCGCAGATGGCGTAGTCATCATGGCCCGCAACCCGATGGCGCCCGCGACTCCGTATGTCGTTGCTGAGGCGCCGCTCGTCCCGGCTCCGGTCACAACCCCGCCACCCCCGCCGGTTGCCACAGGTCCGCAGGCGCTGACCGAACTGATGGTCAGCCCCGAGGCGGTCGTCGGCGGGCAGAGTGCCGGCGGCAGCGTCAAACTCGCCGGTCCGGCGCCGGACGGCGGACAGGTGGTGACGCTGGCATCCACGAACTCGGCCGCCCGGGTGCCGGCAAGCGTGACGGTTCCGGCCGGTGCGACCAGCCAGACGTTTACCGTCACGACCTCATCGGTCTCGGCCCCTCAGGAAGGTCTGATCCGCGCCAACACCACCACCGGCGAACCCCGCGAAACCGGCTTCAAGGTCCTCCCCTCCGGCGGTTAA